From a single Lactococcus allomyrinae genomic region:
- a CDS encoding ABC transporter ATP-binding protein, whose translation MKHKWVAIFSILSTFVYAGVQLYQPQIMKHIMTVMSSTTYTRHQMADKISGYGIELLVVAGIGIIGAIASTLSAARIAQEIGADVREATYKKINTFSYENVENFNAGNLVVRMTNDVTQVQNLMMMVFQILMRIPVLLIGAVILSITTLPRLWWITVLLIVLIVLVTAVLMGRMGPHFMAFQKLMDRINAIAKQNLRGSRVVKSFVQEQNQIEEFDKTSDELYDHNWAVGKLFSAMIPLFTIIAQGAIWLAIYVVSTFVTDSTKVAQNSIGGIATFMTYMGMIMFAIIMGGMISMFASRGMVSIGRINEVLNTEPAMKFDENAKDEELTGSVKFEHVSFSYPNDKEPTLKDISFEVKSGQMVGIVGATGAGKSTLAQLIPRLFDPTEGTVSVGGKDLKTVSRGTLKRNISIVLQKAILFSGTIAGNIKQGKADATHEEMTRAARIAQAAEFIETKDGQYESIVEERGNNFSGGQKQRMSITRGVVKNPNVLILDDSTSALDAKSEKLVQEALNNELQDTTTIIIAQKISSVVHADNILVLDQGKLVGQGTHHELVANNAIYQEIYETQKAQED comes from the coding sequence ATGAAACATAAATGGGTTGCAATTTTTTCTATCCTATCAACCTTTGTTTATGCAGGAGTTCAGCTTTATCAACCCCAAATCATGAAACACATCATGACAGTAATGTCGTCTACGACTTATACTCGTCATCAAATGGCTGACAAAATCTCAGGTTATGGGATTGAACTTCTTGTAGTTGCAGGGATTGGGATTATAGGAGCGATTGCCAGTACCCTTAGTGCTGCACGTATTGCCCAAGAAATTGGTGCAGATGTTCGTGAAGCAACGTACAAAAAAATCAATACTTTCTCTTATGAAAACGTTGAAAATTTTAACGCAGGAAATCTCGTTGTCCGTATGACAAATGACGTCACACAAGTTCAAAACTTGATGATGATGGTTTTCCAGATTTTGATGCGTATTCCTGTGCTTTTAATCGGTGCAGTCATTCTTTCAATCACAACACTTCCAAGACTTTGGTGGATTACCGTCCTTTTAATTGTTCTTATTGTTTTGGTTACTGCTGTTTTGATGGGACGCATGGGTCCTCACTTCATGGCTTTCCAAAAATTAATGGACCGTATCAATGCTATCGCTAAACAAAATTTACGTGGTTCACGTGTTGTGAAATCATTTGTCCAAGAACAAAATCAAATTGAAGAATTTGATAAAACATCTGATGAACTTTACGATCATAACTGGGCTGTTGGTAAACTTTTTTCAGCAATGATTCCACTTTTCACTATCATTGCACAAGGTGCGATTTGGCTTGCCATTTACGTAGTATCTACATTTGTTACAGACTCAACAAAAGTTGCTCAAAATAGTATCGGTGGTATTGCTACTTTCATGACTTACATGGGAATGATTATGTTCGCGATTATCATGGGTGGTATGATTTCAATGTTTGCCTCACGTGGTATGGTTTCTATTGGTCGTATCAATGAAGTGCTGAATACAGAGCCAGCGATGAAATTTGATGAAAATGCAAAAGATGAAGAACTCACAGGTTCTGTTAAGTTTGAGCATGTTTCATTTAGCTATCCTAATGATAAAGAACCAACACTCAAAGATATTAGCTTTGAAGTCAAATCAGGTCAAATGGTTGGGATTGTCGGTGCAACAGGTGCAGGTAAATCAACACTTGCTCAACTTATCCCTCGACTTTTTGACCCAACAGAGGGGACTGTTTCTGTTGGTGGTAAAGATCTTAAAACAGTCAGTCGTGGTACATTGAAAAGAAATATCTCTATTGTTTTGCAAAAAGCTATTCTCTTCTCAGGAACGATTGCAGGTAATATCAAGCAAGGTAAAGCCGATGCAACTCATGAAGAAATGACTCGTGCAGCCCGCATCGCTCAAGCTGCAGAATTCATCGAAACCAAAGATGGGCAGTATGAATCTATCGTTGAAGAACGCGGGAATAACTTCTCAGGTGGACAAAAACAACGGATGTCTATCACACGTGGTGTTGTTAAAAACCCGAATGTCTTGATTTTGGACGATTCAACTTCTGCGCTTGATGCCAAATCAGAAAAGCTCGTCCAAGAAGCGCTGAATAATGAACTACAAGATACCACAACGATTATCATTGCCCAAAAGATTTCTTCAGTTGTCCATGCGGATAATATCCTCGTTCTTGACCAAGGAAAATTGGTCGGTCAGGGAACTCACCATGAGTTAGTAGCAAACAATGCTATTTATCAAGAAATCTATGAAACACAGAAAGCACAGGAGGACTAA
- a CDS encoding RecT family recombinase, producing the protein MNENQNLTVLQTQVAKDSAKNLMALNRAGIKYPVGFDPDNAQKSALYELSKVVDKNGVSMVDKAMTNIKTYNSIINAVNNMLIQGLDAGKKQAYFIAYGDEVQLQRSYFGTVTMLERLPEVKRVKAFEYYEDNVPTFGFDPTTMSQTIKEWLPQHKSQELAGAFAVIEKSDGGFEITNMDIEEIHKSWSQSQNYGQTVWLNTPEEVKKAKEAGHNVITRGTKNFYKTNEPNSVQSKFGGEMAKRTVINRAAKLYVNSTNAPTQLIQAYNETTANEYKEHEKDEPLKDVTPPRDYAREISEISTIQELDMFWNHTLPDNEKQNLIEDYKAKKDELFNQHIQQSQEQQGEAKNA; encoded by the coding sequence ATGAACGAAAATCAAAATCTTACTGTGCTTCAAACACAGGTAGCAAAAGATTCAGCTAAAAACCTCATGGCTCTCAACCGTGCAGGTATCAAATACCCTGTAGGGTTTGACCCTGACAATGCTCAAAAATCAGCATTATATGAATTATCAAAAGTAGTTGATAAAAATGGTGTAAGCATGGTTGATAAGGCTATGACCAATATCAAAACTTACAACAGTATCATCAATGCAGTAAATAATATGCTGATTCAAGGACTGGACGCAGGCAAAAAACAAGCCTATTTTATTGCTTATGGTGATGAGGTACAACTTCAACGCTCTTATTTTGGAACTGTAACCATGCTAGAACGTTTACCAGAAGTGAAGCGAGTAAAAGCTTTTGAGTATTATGAGGACAATGTACCTACTTTTGGCTTTGACCCAACAACAATGTCACAGACTATTAAAGAGTGGCTACCTCAACATAAATCACAAGAGCTTGCAGGAGCATTTGCAGTTATCGAAAAATCAGATGGCGGCTTTGAAATTACTAACATGGATATTGAAGAAATTCATAAATCTTGGAGTCAATCACAGAATTATGGTCAAACAGTCTGGCTAAATACTCCGGAAGAAGTAAAAAAAGCAAAAGAAGCAGGTCATAATGTCATTACTCGTGGTACAAAAAATTTCTATAAAACAAATGAACCAAATTCTGTTCAAAGTAAATTTGGCGGGGAAATGGCAAAGCGGACAGTTATCAACCGTGCTGCAAAGCTCTATGTCAATTCGACAAATGCACCTACTCAACTTATTCAAGCCTACAATGAAACCACTGCTAATGAGTATAAGGAACATGAAAAAGATGAGCCATTGAAAGATGTTACTCCTCCTCGTGATTATGCTAGAGAAATTTCAGAAATTAGCACAATTCAAGAATTAGATATGTTTTGGAATCATACTTTGCCTGATAATGAGAAGCAAAATCTCATTGAAGATTACAAGGCTAAGAAAGATGAACTTTTCAATCAACATATTCAACAATCACAAGAACAACAGGGGGAAGCTAAAAATGCCTAA
- a CDS encoding ABC transporter ATP-binding protein — MENTKTTKKMSDTTRAIRFFYLYLKKYKLQFFVIMIFIILATWLQVVAPSLLGDAITNLTKYVTDFFTHQHAGDAIEGLKKIAAYSTQAQDSLQQIAQQLSAATGQAVDWHSLTSANVPAAVTSHLPSGTTIDSLQQMASMPSHWNQLTTSNVPAAIADNLKSSGTSLSQLISVAHSHAASTTTFMKGMWQLLAVYIATGVSMLIYTLLFSRIVAHSTNRMRKGLFGKLERLTISYFDRHQDGDILARFTSDLDNIQNTLNQALVSVVSNAAVFIGVILQIFNKNITFAWLTVAASPVAILSAIIIIRQSKKATDKQQEEVSQLNAYMDEKISGQKEIIVEGLQEDSINGFLEHNENVKKRTFAAQAWSGMIFPLMNGFQLLSIAIVIFGGTAYVLNDNSMTIATGLGLMVAFVQYVQTYYNPIMQISSNFGQLQLAITGATRLNVMFDEPEEVRPENGVKFENIKEGVQIEKLDFEYLPGKPILKNVNIDVKKGQMVALVGPTGSGKTTVMNLMNRFYDVNGGSIKFDGTDIREFDLDSLRSKVGIVLQESVLFDGTIADNIKFGKPNATQEEIETVAKTTHIHEFIESLPDKYETHVNDDESVFSVGQKQQISIARTILTNPELLILDEATSNVDTVTEQQIQWAMEAAIAGRTSFVIAHRLKTILNADKIVVLKDGQVIEEGSHHELVAQGGFYAELYHNQFVFE, encoded by the coding sequence ATGGAAAACACCAAGACAACAAAGAAAATGTCTGACACCACTCGTGCCATTCGCTTTTTCTACCTTTACCTCAAAAAATATAAACTTCAATTCTTTGTTATTATGATTTTTATCATTTTAGCAACTTGGCTTCAAGTTGTTGCACCCTCTCTTTTAGGTGATGCAATCACAAACTTGACAAAATATGTTACAGATTTCTTTACACATCAACACGCAGGAGATGCGATTGAAGGATTGAAGAAAATCGCAGCTTACTCCACTCAAGCTCAGGACTCACTCCAACAAATTGCACAACAACTCTCAGCTGCAACAGGTCAGGCGGTGGATTGGCACAGTTTAACTTCTGCAAATGTTCCAGCAGCTGTCACTTCACACCTACCTAGTGGTACAACGATTGATAGCTTGCAACAAATGGCAAGTATGCCATCTCATTGGAACCAACTGACAACCAGCAATGTTCCAGCAGCGATTGCAGATAATCTGAAATCAAGTGGTACCTCACTGAGCCAGCTGATTTCTGTAGCACATTCACACGCAGCAAGCACAACGACCTTCATGAAAGGGATGTGGCAATTGCTTGCGGTTTATATCGCAACAGGTGTATCAATGTTGATTTACACTCTGCTCTTTAGCCGTATCGTTGCTCATTCAACAAATCGTATGCGTAAAGGGCTGTTTGGTAAACTTGAACGCTTGACGATTTCATATTTTGACCGTCATCAAGATGGTGATATCCTCGCACGTTTCACATCTGATTTAGATAATATCCAAAATACACTTAATCAAGCGCTTGTTTCTGTTGTAAGTAATGCAGCAGTATTCATCGGAGTTATTCTCCAAATTTTCAACAAAAATATAACTTTTGCTTGGCTGACTGTTGCGGCATCTCCAGTAGCTATTTTGTCTGCTATTATCATTATTCGTCAATCGAAAAAAGCAACAGACAAACAACAAGAAGAAGTTTCACAACTTAATGCCTATATGGACGAAAAGATTTCAGGTCAAAAAGAAATTATCGTTGAAGGCTTGCAAGAAGACTCAATCAATGGTTTCTTGGAACACAATGAAAATGTTAAGAAACGTACCTTTGCTGCCCAAGCTTGGTCTGGTATGATTTTCCCATTGATGAATGGTTTCCAACTTTTGAGTATCGCAATTGTCATCTTTGGAGGTACAGCTTATGTCCTCAACGACAATAGCATGACTATCGCCACAGGTCTTGGTTTGATGGTTGCCTTTGTTCAATATGTGCAAACTTACTACAATCCGATCATGCAGATTTCATCAAACTTTGGACAACTTCAACTTGCCATTACAGGTGCAACTCGTCTGAATGTCATGTTTGATGAACCAGAGGAAGTTCGCCCAGAAAATGGTGTTAAGTTTGAAAACATTAAAGAAGGCGTTCAAATCGAAAAACTTGATTTTGAATATCTTCCAGGAAAACCAATCCTGAAAAATGTAAACATTGACGTGAAAAAAGGTCAAATGGTTGCACTTGTTGGTCCTACCGGTTCAGGTAAGACAACAGTTATGAACTTGATGAATCGTTTCTATGATGTTAATGGTGGTTCTATCAAGTTTGATGGTACAGATATCCGTGAATTCGACCTTGACAGCTTACGGAGTAAAGTCGGTATTGTCTTGCAAGAGTCTGTCCTCTTTGATGGTACGATTGCAGATAACATCAAGTTTGGTAAGCCTAACGCAACGCAAGAAGAAATCGAGACGGTTGCAAAAACAACACACATTCATGAATTCATTGAAAGCTTACCTGACAAATATGAAACACACGTGAACGACGATGAGTCAGTCTTCTCTGTTGGACAAAAACAACAAATCTCTATCGCACGGACGATATTGACAAACCCAGAATTACTCATTCTTGACGAAGCAACATCAAACGTTGATACCGTCACAGAACAACAAATTCAATGGGCAATGGAAGCTGCGATTGCAGGACGGACCTCATTTGTTATTGCCCACCGTTTGAAAACAATCCTCAACGCAGATAAAATCGTTGTCCTTAAAGATGGTCAAGTCATCGAAGAAGGTAGCCACCACGAACTCGTGGCACAAGGTGGCTTCTACGCTGAACTTTATCATAATCAGTTTGTGTTTGAATAA
- a CDS encoding DUF1351 domain-containing protein encodes MPNFLETINFPEQAKMLQTAKDKKQAFETLILENEDDKKKAKSDRAEINKTLKEFKTQAKTVRDKVIGEFDTKVKEVVKVLDETQNLLKEKVEDYDLTWKHERENWVFEAIKLRITDDIDDFIDFYVLDDPRYENVSLTEKKIAEELDVKVAKIKSDLLVAQAISPQVAAIYKECLDIPTAIARDKQQQEEQARREAIAKAEAERQERERQEILARQKELERQAMVEAEITEAKENGEVINADKIREINQRADDYAEKEALKMASFTVRFEYKESDYPLSWQNPLADLEKRLQDLENVEVIKND; translated from the coding sequence ATGCCTAATTTTTTGGAAACAATCAATTTCCCTGAACAAGCTAAGATGTTGCAAACTGCCAAAGATAAAAAGCAAGCGTTTGAAACTCTCATTTTGGAGAATGAGGACGATAAGAAAAAGGCTAAATCCGATCGTGCAGAAATCAATAAAACCTTAAAGGAATTCAAAACACAAGCTAAAACAGTACGTGATAAAGTTATCGGTGAATTTGATACAAAGGTCAAGGAAGTTGTGAAAGTTCTTGATGAAACTCAAAATTTACTTAAAGAAAAAGTTGAAGATTATGATTTAACTTGGAAACACGAACGTGAAAATTGGGTTTTTGAAGCTATAAAATTAAGAATCACAGATGATATTGATGATTTTATAGACTTTTATGTTCTTGATGATCCGCGTTATGAAAATGTAAGTCTAACGGAAAAGAAAATTGCAGAAGAACTAGATGTAAAAGTTGCAAAGATTAAGTCAGATTTATTGGTTGCTCAAGCAATCAGTCCACAAGTTGCAGCCATTTATAAAGAATGCCTTGATATTCCAACTGCTATTGCCAGAGATAAACAGCAACAAGAAGAGCAAGCAAGACGTGAAGCTATTGCTAAAGCAGAAGCAGAACGACAAGAGCGTGAACGTCAAGAAATTCTAGCTCGTCAAAAAGAATTAGAGCGTCAGGCTATGGTAGAAGCTGAAATTACAGAAGCAAAAGAAAATGGTGAAGTAATCAATGCTGATAAAATTCGTGAAATTAATCAAAGAGCTGATGATTATGCTGAAAAAGAAGCTCTAAAAATGGCTAGTTTCACAGTTAGATTTGAGTATAAGGAATCTGATTATCCTTTATCTTGGCAAAATCCACTTGCTGACTTAGAAAAACGATTACAAGATTTAGAAAATGTTGAGGTAATAAAAAATGACTAA
- a CDS encoding class I SAM-dependent methyltransferase: MTKILDMACGSRMFWFDKENPHVDFIDKRKHFEKLPTGHIINVNPDIVADFRELPFEDESYHLVVFDPPHLLRAGEKSWLAKKYGKLNQKTWKDDISKGFDEAFRVLKPNGTLIFKWNEEQIKLSEIVKLIPYSPLFGNKRAKTHWLVFMKICD; encoded by the coding sequence ATGACTAAAATATTAGATATGGCGTGTGGTTCTCGAATGTTTTGGTTTGATAAAGAGAATCCACACGTTGATTTTATAGATAAACGCAAGCATTTTGAAAAGCTTCCTACTGGCCATATTATAAATGTTAATCCTGATATTGTTGCAGATTTCAGAGAATTACCATTTGAAGATGAAAGTTATCATCTTGTTGTATTTGATCCACCACACTTATTGAGAGCTGGTGAAAAAAGTTGGTTGGCCAAAAAATATGGGAAGCTTAATCAAAAAACTTGGAAAGATGATATTTCTAAGGGATTTGATGAAGCATTTAGAGTATTAAAGCCTAACGGAACATTAATTTTTAAATGGAATGAAGAGCAAATAAAGCTTAGTGAAATAGTTAAATTAATTCCATATTCACCACTTTTTGGAAATAAAAGGGCAAAAACTCATTGGCTTGTATTTATGAAAATATGTGATTAG
- a CDS encoding single-stranded DNA-binding protein (phage single-stranded DNA-binding protein): MSTFLPPFVHEGMTVTVSGTVKKEVKGEYTNYSIQYPVIDTVYQPKTPEQQETSSTGMWTPGGGALPDTSDNIGYYGSSPTEIADSDLPF; this comes from the coding sequence GTGAGTACATTTTTACCGCCATTTGTACATGAGGGTATGACTGTAACTGTATCTGGAACGGTGAAAAAAGAAGTCAAGGGAGAGTACACAAATTATAGTATTCAATATCCAGTTATTGACACAGTTTATCAACCTAAAACACCAGAACAGCAAGAAACATCTTCTACTGGAATGTGGACGCCAGGTGGTGGAGCGTTACCAGATACGTCAGATAATATAGGATATTATGGTAGTTCTCCAACGGAAATAGCAGATAGCGACTTACCATTTTAA
- a CDS encoding XRE family transcriptional regulator has product MDKITFAERLKEARKNAKLTQQGLADIIGRTKSAVSRWESGENTPQLFDLVKIESALGVPGQVLMYGTEVIEPNILSKITSTSSKLESQRQKKVLNFATDQLEQQKIEENNYNSDNIIALQEVQEEIEYYSGTARGLFSAGSGEWQDDDADIEVTIPMSEIPEDFDELGTVIGDSMRPKLQNGDILFIKMTHQIEIGEIGVFRTSRGNFVKKLREGYLESLNPDYDDICFDEDEECEALGVVVDYYRK; this is encoded by the coding sequence ATGGATAAAATAACATTTGCTGAAAGGCTAAAAGAAGCTCGAAAAAATGCAAAGCTAACTCAGCAAGGGTTAGCTGATATTATTGGAAGAACAAAGTCAGCTGTATCTCGTTGGGAAAGTGGGGAAAATACCCCACAATTATTTGATTTAGTGAAAATTGAAAGTGCTCTTGGAGTTCCAGGACAAGTTCTAATGTACGGTACAGAAGTAATAGAACCGAATATTCTTTCAAAAATAACCTCTACATCATCTAAATTAGAAAGTCAACGTCAAAAGAAAGTTCTAAACTTTGCGACTGACCAACTAGAACAACAGAAAATTGAAGAAAATAATTATAATTCTGATAACATTATAGCCTTACAAGAAGTCCAAGAGGAAATTGAATACTATTCAGGTACTGCTAGAGGACTGTTCTCAGCTGGTAGTGGAGAGTGGCAAGATGATGACGCAGATATTGAAGTTACAATTCCAATGAGTGAAATTCCTGAAGATTTTGACGAGTTGGGAACAGTTATAGGTGATTCTATGCGACCTAAGCTACAAAATGGAGATATTCTTTTCATTAAAATGACACATCAAATTGAGATTGGAGAAATCGGAGTTTTTCGCACCAGTCGTGGTAACTTCGTAAAAAAATTAAGAGAGGGTTATCTTGAAAGTTTAAATCCTGATTATGATGATATTTGTTTTGACGAAGATGAAGAGTGTGAAGCTCTTGGCGTTGTTGTTGATTACTATAGAAAATAA
- a CDS encoding DUF1642 domain-containing protein yields the protein MTNAFEEIYAPATEPVTIANNANQALYKNHRQWREYAQALKEQNDELKAIALAHEEVYQELLDKNEQLIDDRLKMLKEIEVLRSQFKQQALPIVPQFAADWIEYHKANVEDEGVYDAMSRVWRRSDSVWNKKHVPEQMEDWLGENENENEFCLAYVLGYTVEEPKALVSPCPICGYEGVESNFCSICGHKNEYVEVE from the coding sequence ATGACTAATGCGTTTGAAGAAATTTACGCGCCGGCAACAGAGCCGGTGACAATTGCGAATAATGCAAATCAAGCATTATATAAAAATCACCGTCAATGGCGAGAATACGCACAGGCTTTAAAAGAGCAAAATGACGAGCTGAAAGCTATTGCTTTGGCGCATGAAGAAGTGTATCAAGAATTGCTTGATAAAAATGAGCAACTGATTGATGACCGATTGAAAATGTTGAAAGAAATCGAAGTTCTCAGATCTCAATTCAAACAGCAAGCTCTGCCAATAGTTCCGCAGTTCGCGGCGGATTGGATTGAATATCACAAAGCGAATGTAGAAGATGAGGGTGTCTATGATGCAATGAGCCGAGTATGGCGACGTTCTGATTCGGTATGGAATAAAAAGCATGTACCAGAACAAATGGAAGATTGGCTTGGCGAGAACGAAAACGAAAACGAATTCTGTTTGGCTTATGTTTTAGGCTACACCGTCGAAGAACCTAAAGCTCTAGTCAGTCCATGTCCTATTTGTGGCTATGAGGGCGTTGAATCTAACTTTTGTTCGATTTGCGGACATAAGAATGAATATGTTGAGGTTGAATAA
- a CDS encoding tyrosine-type recombinase/integrase, whose amino-acid sequence MWIEQKSTIDKKNKDKIIIKYLFREKFVDNLTEKERTVSITFDKNTRETRTKAQKILLSKISKLQQDDTRALTPITFGELVTEWLDFYNKQVRSSTAYTVKGNVKLILEMVDKDTVATKITTQFLRKKFEKVMLGDRDISINYARSIRTRLKSIFEYGIDHHYLKENPIDRLKMPKKKKEIQAITEFFLEENELSDLMEYLENHNQRYFLFCQWLYLNGLRFGEGAAMLKSDVIINDDRSYCKVTGTLDYAGKKKETQAKSNQTKTAAGMREVELNSQAIKVFQEACKLSPNSNFIFTTSNNTPFDIAALNTYFRTHKERMGIDKNKRISTHIFRHTHVSKLAELDIPLHIIQRRVGHSSESVTREIYLHVTAKAKDKTRKLLELL is encoded by the coding sequence ATGTGGATTGAACAAAAATCAACAATTGACAAGAAAAATAAGGATAAAATCATTATTAAATACTTATTTCGTGAAAAATTTGTTGACAACTTAACCGAAAAAGAGCGGACAGTATCCATCACGTTTGATAAAAATACTAGAGAAACTAGGACAAAAGCCCAAAAAATATTACTTTCCAAAATTTCAAAACTTCAGCAAGATGATACTAGAGCTTTAACCCCAATCACTTTTGGTGAATTAGTCACAGAGTGGCTAGATTTTTATAATAAACAAGTCAGAAGTTCAACAGCATATACCGTTAAAGGAAACGTGAAACTTATCCTTGAGATGGTAGATAAAGATACTGTTGCTACTAAAATTACTACTCAATTTTTGCGTAAAAAGTTTGAGAAAGTCATGCTAGGTGATCGCGATATTTCTATAAACTATGCACGCTCAATAAGAACACGTTTGAAATCAATTTTTGAATATGGTATTGATCACCATTATTTAAAAGAAAATCCTATTGACAGGCTGAAAATGCCAAAGAAGAAAAAAGAAATACAAGCAATTACTGAATTTTTCCTTGAAGAGAATGAGTTATCTGATTTAATGGAATACCTAGAGAACCATAATCAACGCTATTTTTTATTTTGTCAATGGTTATATCTTAATGGTTTACGTTTTGGAGAGGGGGCTGCTATGCTGAAATCAGATGTTATTATTAATGATGACAGAAGTTATTGCAAAGTCACAGGCACACTTGATTATGCTGGAAAGAAAAAAGAAACTCAAGCTAAAAGCAATCAAACAAAAACAGCGGCTGGCATGCGTGAAGTTGAGTTAAATTCACAAGCTATTAAAGTATTTCAAGAAGCTTGTAAACTATCCCCAAATTCTAATTTCATTTTTACAACCTCTAATAATACACCTTTTGATATTGCTGCGTTAAATACATATTTTAGAACTCATAAGGAAAGAATGGGAATAGATAAAAATAAGCGTATTTCTACTCATATTTTCCGCCATACGCACGTTTCTAAGCTTGCTGAGTTAGATATACCTCTACATATTATTCAGCGTCGTGTAGGGCATTCTAGCGAATCCGTGACACGTGAGATTTATCTTCATGTTACTGCAAAAGCAAAAGATAAAACAAGAAAACTGCTAGAATTGCTCTAG
- a CDS encoding helix-turn-helix domain-containing protein, which translates to MMGKISQSDRILQFIKEKGSITRLQAANEVGAFELSARIVELEREGYTFIKEPIKVKNRYGDTVRVMQYSLFGE; encoded by the coding sequence ATGATGGGTAAAATCAGTCAATCTGACAGAATTTTACAGTTTATTAAAGAGAAAGGTTCAATTACACGTCTACAAGCGGCAAATGAAGTTGGTGCATTTGAGTTGTCTGCAAGAATTGTAGAACTTGAACGTGAGGGCTACACATTTATTAAAGAGCCGATAAAAGTAAAAAATAGATATGGGGATACTGTGAGAGTTATGCAATATAGCCTATTTGGAGAATAA
- a CDS encoding replication terminator protein, translating into MKNKINLNLDKLAQGGVQELFDMNVKKILENIQDLNTEPKLKRKMTITIDFIPDETRSMITLGSQVKVGLAPTKGVATVVLTGRNNDGELEANELQSGVPGQTYIDMETGELMSDIGEKLSDEQAKPTVIDLQQSKKA; encoded by the coding sequence ATGAAAAACAAGATTAACTTAAACCTTGATAAATTAGCACAAGGCGGAGTACAAGAGCTATTTGACATGAATGTCAAAAAAATTCTTGAAAATATTCAAGATTTAAACACAGAGCCAAAACTTAAACGAAAAATGACAATCACTATTGATTTTATTCCAGATGAAACACGCAGTATGATTACGCTTGGCAGTCAGGTTAAGGTAGGGCTTGCACCAACTAAGGGAGTTGCTACAGTGGTACTAACTGGACGTAATAATGATGGAGAACTTGAAGCTAATGAGCTTCAATCTGGTGTTCCAGGTCAAACTTATATTGATATGGAAACAGGGGAATTAATGTCAGATATTGGTGAAAAACTTTCTGACGAGCAAGCAAAACCAACGGTCATTGACTTACAACAATCAAAGAAAGCATAG
- a CDS encoding helix-turn-helix transcriptional regulator: MAKTYKPLDKLLKSTGMTFTAIAEKADMEDYTLYRLRQRPSKLNGEIIAKISNATGLDETKLFEISYFFAQKVDISQRKVS; this comes from the coding sequence TTGGCAAAAACATATAAGCCACTTGATAAGTTACTGAAAAGTACAGGAATGACATTCACTGCTATAGCAGAAAAAGCAGACATGGAAGATTATACTTTGTACCGTTTACGCCAACGTCCATCAAAGCTAAATGGTGAAATTATTGCTAAGATTTCTAATGCAACAGGTCTTGATGAAACTAAACTTTTTGAAATCTCATATTTTTTTGCTCAAAAAGTTGATATTTCGCAACGTAAAGTTTCTTAG